The proteins below are encoded in one region of Aeromonas jandaei:
- the carA gene encoding glutamine-hydrolyzing carbamoyl-phosphate synthase small subunit has translation MNHTALLVLEDGTVFKGVSIGAEGCSVGEVVFNTSMTGYQEILTDPSYSRQIVTLTYPHIGNTGTNSEDEESSQIHAQGLIIRDLPILASNFRNQQSLSEYLKSHNIVGIADIDTRKLTRILREKGAQAGCILAGKQVDEAYALEQARAFPGLKGMDLAKEVTVGEAYNWTEGSWQLGKGHVTPAADQLKYHVVAYDFGVKRNILRMLVDRGCRLTVVPAKTPAAEVLALNPDGIFLSNGPGDPEPCDYAIEAIKAFLNTNTPVFGICLGHQLLGLASGAKTVKMKFGHHGANHPVKSLDDNTVMITAQNHGFAVDENSLPDCLRATHVSLFDGSLQGIHRTDRPAFSFQGHPEASPGPHDCAGLFDHFIELIKQYRA, from the coding sequence TTGAATCACACTGCATTGCTAGTGCTGGAAGATGGAACTGTATTCAAAGGCGTGTCGATAGGCGCCGAGGGATGTTCCGTTGGTGAAGTGGTTTTCAATACGTCGATGACGGGCTATCAGGAAATCCTCACCGATCCCTCTTATTCCCGTCAGATAGTCACCCTCACTTACCCCCATATAGGCAACACCGGCACCAACAGCGAAGATGAAGAGTCCAGTCAAATCCATGCTCAGGGATTGATCATCCGGGACCTTCCGATACTTGCCTCCAATTTCCGCAATCAGCAATCCCTCTCCGAATACCTCAAGTCTCACAACATCGTTGGCATCGCCGACATCGACACCCGCAAACTGACCCGCATCCTGCGCGAGAAAGGCGCCCAGGCTGGCTGCATTCTGGCCGGGAAGCAGGTTGATGAAGCCTATGCCCTCGAACAGGCCCGCGCCTTCCCCGGCCTGAAGGGAATGGATCTAGCCAAAGAGGTGACGGTTGGTGAGGCGTACAACTGGACCGAGGGCAGCTGGCAGCTTGGCAAGGGGCACGTCACCCCGGCTGCCGACCAGCTGAAATACCACGTGGTGGCCTACGACTTCGGCGTCAAGCGCAACATCCTGCGGATGCTGGTTGACCGTGGCTGCCGCCTGACCGTAGTGCCGGCCAAGACTCCGGCTGCCGAGGTACTGGCGCTGAACCCGGATGGCATCTTCCTCTCCAACGGCCCCGGCGACCCCGAGCCGTGCGACTACGCCATCGAGGCCATCAAGGCTTTCCTTAATACCAACACGCCGGTATTCGGCATCTGTCTGGGTCACCAGCTGCTGGGTCTGGCTTCCGGTGCCAAGACCGTCAAGATGAAGTTTGGCCACCATGGTGCCAACCACCCGGTCAAGAGTCTGGACGACAACACAGTGATGATCACCGCCCAGAACCACGGCTTTGCGGTAGATGAGAACAGCCTGCCGGATTGCCTGCGCGCCACCCACGTCTCCCTGTTCGATGGGTCACTGCAGGGCATCCATCGCACCGACCGACCGGCCTTCAGCTTCCAGGGTCACCCCGAGGCGAGCCCGGGCCCGCACGATTGTGCCGGTCTCTTTGACCACTTTATTGAATTGATTAAGCAGTATCGCGCCTAA
- the carB gene encoding carbamoyl-phosphate synthase large subunit, with translation MPKRNDLQSILILGAGPIVIGQACEFDYSGAQACKALREEGYRVILVNSNPATIMTDPEMADATYIEPITWEVVREIIKKERPDAILPTMGGQTALNCALALEKHGVLAEFGVEMIGATADAIDKAEDRSRFDKAMRSIGLECPRAGIAHNMEEAWGVQQMVGFPCIIRPSFTMGGSGGGIAYNTEEFVEICERGLDLSPTKELLIDESLIGWKEYEMEVVRDRNDNCIIVCAIENFDPMGIHTGDSITVAPAQTLTDKEYQLMRNASMAVLREIGVETGGSNVQFGINPKDGRMVIIEMNPRVSRSSALASKATGFPIAKIAAKLAIGYTLDELMNDITGGRTPASFEPAIDYVVTKVPRFNFEKFAGANDRLTTQMKSVGEVMAIGRNFQESLHKALRGLETGKAGFDPMVDLNAPDSLTRIRHELQDAGAERIFYIADAFRAGLSMDGIFKLTKIDPWFLVQIEELVKLEEEVKERGMAGLDADFLRALKRKGFADARLAKILGVAEGEVRKLRARHNIFPVYKRVDTCAAEFATNTAYMYSSYDEECEANPTDRDKIMVIGGGPNRIGQGIEFDYCCVHAALALREDGYETIMVNCNPETVSTDYDTSDRLYFEPVTLEDVLEIVRIEKPKGVIVQYGGQTPLKLARALEANGVPIIGTSPDAIDRAEDRERFQSAVERLGLKQPENGTVTALEQAVVVAERITYPLVVRPSYVLGGRAMEIVYDETDLRRYFAEAVSVSNESPVLLDRFLDDATELDVDAICDGTDVVIGGIMEHIEQAGIHSGDSGCSLPPYTLSKKIQDEIREQVRKLALELGVIGLMNVQFAVKGDDIYLIEVNPRAARTVPFVSKATGAPLAKIAARVMAGQSLKEQGFTKEIIPPYYSVKEVVLPFAKFPGVDPLLGPEMRSTGEVMGVGSSFAEAYAKAQLGANHAVPKEGRALLSVRHSDKAQVVDLAAKLLELGYELDATHGTAVALGEASINPRLVNKVHEGRPHILDRIKNGEYTYIVNTAEGRVAIEDSKQLRRAALQNKVAYTTTMNEAFATCMAISVDATASVNSVQELHERVNNR, from the coding sequence ATGCCAAAACGTAACGACCTTCAGAGCATCCTGATCCTCGGCGCCGGCCCCATCGTCATCGGCCAGGCCTGCGAATTTGACTACTCCGGCGCCCAGGCGTGCAAAGCCCTGCGCGAGGAGGGTTACCGCGTCATTCTGGTCAACTCCAACCCGGCCACCATCATGACCGACCCGGAGATGGCGGACGCCACCTACATCGAGCCCATCACCTGGGAAGTGGTGCGCGAAATTATCAAGAAAGAGCGCCCGGACGCCATCCTGCCCACCATGGGCGGCCAGACTGCGCTCAACTGCGCACTGGCGCTGGAAAAACACGGCGTGCTGGCCGAGTTCGGCGTCGAGATGATCGGTGCCACTGCCGATGCCATCGACAAGGCCGAAGATCGCTCCCGCTTTGACAAGGCGATGCGCAGCATCGGCCTCGAGTGCCCGCGTGCCGGTATCGCCCACAACATGGAAGAGGCGTGGGGCGTGCAGCAGATGGTCGGTTTCCCCTGCATCATCCGCCCCTCCTTTACCATGGGTGGCTCAGGTGGCGGCATCGCCTACAACACCGAAGAGTTCGTCGAGATCTGCGAGCGCGGTCTGGATCTCTCCCCGACCAAAGAGCTGCTCATCGACGAGTCGCTGATCGGCTGGAAAGAGTACGAGATGGAGGTGGTGCGGGATCGCAACGACAACTGCATCATCGTCTGCGCCATCGAAAACTTCGACCCCATGGGTATTCACACCGGTGACTCCATCACGGTCGCACCAGCCCAGACGCTGACCGACAAGGAGTACCAGCTGATGCGCAACGCCTCCATGGCGGTGCTGCGCGAAATCGGCGTCGAGACCGGCGGCTCCAACGTCCAGTTCGGTATCAACCCGAAAGATGGCCGCATGGTCATCATCGAGATGAACCCGCGGGTGTCGCGCTCCTCCGCGCTGGCCTCCAAGGCGACTGGCTTCCCCATCGCCAAGATCGCCGCCAAGCTCGCCATCGGTTACACCCTGGACGAGCTGATGAACGACATCACCGGTGGTCGCACTCCGGCCTCCTTCGAGCCGGCCATCGACTACGTGGTGACCAAGGTGCCGCGCTTCAACTTCGAGAAGTTCGCCGGTGCCAACGACCGTCTGACCACCCAGATGAAGTCCGTCGGCGAAGTGATGGCCATCGGTCGCAACTTCCAGGAGTCCCTGCACAAGGCGCTGCGCGGTCTCGAGACCGGCAAGGCGGGCTTCGACCCCATGGTGGATCTGAACGCCCCGGACTCCCTGACCCGCATCCGTCACGAGCTGCAGGATGCCGGTGCCGAGCGTATCTTCTACATCGCCGACGCCTTCCGCGCCGGCCTCTCCATGGACGGCATCTTCAAGCTGACCAAGATTGACCCCTGGTTCCTGGTGCAGATTGAAGAGCTGGTGAAGCTGGAAGAAGAGGTGAAAGAGCGCGGCATGGCCGGTCTCGATGCCGACTTCCTGCGCGCCCTCAAGCGCAAGGGCTTTGCCGATGCGCGTCTGGCCAAGATCCTCGGTGTGGCCGAAGGGGAAGTGCGCAAGCTGCGTGCCCGCCACAACATCTTCCCGGTCTACAAGCGGGTCGATACCTGCGCCGCCGAGTTCGCTACCAACACCGCCTACATGTACTCCAGCTATGACGAGGAGTGCGAGGCCAACCCCACCGACCGCGACAAGATCATGGTCATCGGTGGCGGCCCGAACCGCATCGGTCAGGGCATCGAGTTTGACTACTGCTGCGTGCACGCCGCGCTGGCCCTGCGCGAAGACGGTTACGAGACCATCATGGTCAACTGCAACCCGGAGACCGTCTCCACCGATTACGACACTTCGGATCGCCTCTACTTCGAGCCGGTGACCCTGGAAGATGTGCTGGAAATCGTGCGCATCGAAAAACCCAAGGGCGTTATCGTCCAGTACGGTGGCCAGACCCCGCTGAAACTGGCCCGCGCACTGGAAGCCAACGGCGTGCCGATTATCGGTACCAGCCCGGATGCCATCGACCGCGCCGAAGACCGCGAGCGCTTCCAGTCTGCCGTCGAGCGCCTCGGTCTCAAGCAGCCGGAAAACGGCACTGTCACCGCGCTGGAACAGGCGGTTGTGGTGGCCGAGCGCATCACCTACCCGCTGGTGGTTCGCCCCTCCTACGTGCTGGGTGGCCGCGCCATGGAGATCGTCTACGACGAGACCGACCTGCGTCGCTACTTCGCCGAGGCGGTGAGCGTCTCCAACGAATCGCCGGTACTGCTGGATCGCTTCCTGGACGATGCCACCGAGCTGGACGTGGATGCTATCTGCGACGGCACCGACGTGGTTATCGGCGGCATCATGGAGCACATCGAGCAGGCCGGTATCCACTCCGGTGACTCCGGCTGCTCCCTGCCGCCGTACACCTTGTCCAAGAAGATTCAGGACGAGATCCGCGAGCAGGTGCGCAAGCTGGCGCTGGAGCTCGGCGTTATCGGCCTGATGAACGTGCAGTTCGCGGTCAAGGGCGATGACATCTACCTCATCGAGGTGAACCCGCGTGCCGCCCGTACCGTGCCGTTCGTCTCCAAGGCGACCGGTGCGCCGCTGGCCAAGATTGCCGCCCGCGTGATGGCCGGTCAGAGCCTGAAAGAACAGGGCTTTACCAAAGAGATCATCCCGCCCTACTACTCGGTGAAAGAGGTGGTACTGCCGTTCGCCAAGTTCCCGGGGGTTGACCCGCTGCTGGGGCCGGAGATGCGCTCCACCGGTGAGGTGATGGGTGTGGGCAGCAGCTTTGCCGAGGCCTATGCCAAGGCGCAGCTGGGTGCCAACCACGCCGTACCGAAAGAGGGTCGTGCCCTGCTGTCTGTTCGTCACAGTGACAAGGCACAGGTGGTCGATTTGGCCGCCAAGCTGCTGGAGCTGGGCTACGAGCTGGACGCCACTCACGGCACCGCTGTCGCGCTGGGCGAAGCGAGCATCAACCCGCGTCTGGTCAACAAGGTGCACGAAGGTCGCCCGCACATTCTCGACCGCATCAAGAATGGCGAGTACACCTACATCGTCAACACCGCCGAAGGGCGGGTGGCCATCGAGGACTCCAAGCAGCTGCGCCGCGCTGCCCTGCAGAACAAGGTGGCGTATACCACCACCATGAACGAGGCATTCGCGACCTGCATGGCCATCAGCGTTGATGCCACTGCCAGCGTCAACTCGGTGCAGGAGCTGCATGAGCGGGTGAACAACCGCTAA
- a CDS encoding sterol desaturase family protein, producing the protein MDTLAHLFAYVQQWLLTPIWHCLTGLFDFNGRLGLPFLLISGLIAYLLYRVRRHQQGPAAGSFAGFLGGRAIWLHPSALLDYQYYLVRALLHVALIVPILTLLNPWLLQATDITSALTRLWGARPRLAEASWLMMLYGLGVFLVSDFVHYWLHRVFHSRWLWEFHKVHHSATVLVPPTASRIHLVEKLAEILLKGSALALYSGAFYWLCGGTVRPYTLFGVGYLVLIFNSLAANLRHSHIWLSFGPRLEHIVNSPAQHQIHHSRDPRHFNHNFGINLSLWDWWFGTLYVTSHQPEPLTFGVGPKDNLHYSRLSALILRPFLVTARKLWHALPRPRSRKPQPDLR; encoded by the coding sequence ATGGATACGCTCGCCCATCTCTTTGCTTACGTGCAGCAGTGGCTGCTCACTCCGATCTGGCACTGCCTGACCGGACTGTTTGACTTCAACGGGCGACTTGGGCTCCCCTTCCTGCTGATATCCGGCCTCATTGCCTACCTCCTCTACCGTGTGCGCCGGCACCAGCAAGGCCCCGCAGCAGGCAGTTTCGCCGGTTTTCTCGGCGGCCGGGCCATCTGGCTGCATCCCTCCGCCCTGCTCGATTATCAGTATTATCTGGTGCGCGCCCTGCTCCATGTGGCCCTGATCGTGCCGATCCTGACTCTGCTCAACCCCTGGCTTTTGCAGGCAACGGATATTACCTCTGCACTCACCCGTCTGTGGGGGGCGCGTCCCCGTCTGGCCGAGGCGAGCTGGCTGATGATGCTTTACGGTCTCGGGGTATTTCTGGTCAGCGATTTCGTCCACTACTGGCTGCACCGGGTCTTTCACAGCCGCTGGCTGTGGGAGTTTCACAAGGTGCACCACAGCGCCACCGTGCTGGTGCCGCCGACCGCCAGCCGCATTCATCTGGTGGAGAAGCTCGCTGAAATCCTGCTCAAGGGGAGCGCGCTCGCCCTCTACTCCGGTGCCTTCTACTGGCTGTGCGGAGGAACCGTGCGCCCCTACACCCTGTTTGGGGTGGGCTATCTGGTGCTGATCTTCAACTCGCTGGCCGCCAATTTGCGCCATAGCCATATCTGGCTGTCGTTTGGCCCGCGGCTGGAGCATATCGTCAACAGCCCGGCCCAGCACCAGATCCACCACAGCCGGGATCCCCGCCACTTCAACCACAACTTCGGGATCAATCTGTCGCTGTGGGACTGGTGGTTCGGCACTCTTTACGTCACCAGCCACCAGCCAGAGCCCCTCACCTTCGGGGTCGGCCCGAAAGACAATCTGCACTACAGCCGCCTGAGCGCGCTGATCCTGCGCCCCTTTCTGGTCACGGCCCGCAAGCTGTGGCATGCCCTGCCCCGTCCTCGCAGCCGCAAGCCGCAGCCTGATTTACGGTAG
- a CDS encoding Na+/H+ antiporter NhaC family protein gives MIQTQPSARALLPLLVFLALFIGTGTWLTLQGVEFAFYQLPAPVAALPAVMLALLLGKEGFNSNLETFFKGVGHSNIMAMCLIYLLAGAFASVAKATGGVDATVALGLSLIPGWALLPGLFLISAFIATAMGTSMGTIGAVAPVALGVAQAAGIDPVLMAGTILSGAMFGDNLSIISDTTIAATRSQGCEMKDKFRENFKIAAPAAIAVILLYLALGSVGAAPAKAGAVDLLKVMPYLLILGLALSGMNVFVVLGIGIVAAGAVGMINGYAIGQFSKDIYQGFTGMQEIFLLSMLIGGLGALMERQGGLAWISDRIGALIARFTRSHHGEQNEKAAELGIAGVVSLTNLCTANNTVAIIVASKVARDLAEHHGVTPRRAASMLDIFSCVIQGLIPWGAQALLLGSIFALSPLAVVSMSFYPMALALAALVAVFVKHQMRQR, from the coding sequence ATGATCCAGACCCAACCCAGTGCCAGGGCCTTGCTGCCGCTACTGGTCTTTCTCGCACTCTTTATCGGTACCGGTACCTGGCTGACCCTGCAAGGGGTCGAGTTCGCCTTCTATCAACTGCCTGCCCCTGTTGCCGCCCTGCCAGCCGTGATGCTGGCGCTGCTGCTTGGCAAAGAGGGCTTCAACAGCAATCTGGAGACCTTCTTCAAAGGGGTCGGCCACAGCAACATCATGGCGATGTGCCTTATCTATCTGCTGGCGGGCGCCTTTGCCAGCGTGGCCAAGGCCACTGGCGGCGTTGACGCCACCGTGGCGCTCGGTCTGTCGCTTATCCCCGGCTGGGCCCTGCTGCCCGGGCTGTTCCTCATCTCCGCCTTTATCGCCACTGCCATGGGTACCTCCATGGGCACCATAGGTGCCGTGGCGCCGGTGGCCCTCGGTGTGGCGCAGGCTGCAGGTATCGATCCGGTACTGATGGCAGGCACCATCCTCTCCGGCGCCATGTTTGGCGACAACCTCTCCATCATCTCCGACACCACCATAGCGGCGACCCGCAGTCAGGGGTGCGAGATGAAGGACAAGTTCCGCGAGAACTTCAAGATTGCCGCCCCTGCCGCCATTGCGGTGATCCTGCTCTATCTGGCGCTCGGCTCCGTCGGCGCGGCGCCCGCCAAGGCCGGGGCAGTTGACCTGCTCAAGGTGATGCCCTACCTGCTGATCCTCGGTCTGGCACTCTCTGGCATGAACGTGTTCGTGGTGCTGGGGATCGGCATTGTCGCCGCTGGCGCCGTAGGCATGATCAATGGCTACGCCATCGGCCAGTTCAGCAAGGATATCTATCAGGGCTTTACCGGCATGCAGGAGATCTTCCTGCTCTCCATGCTCATCGGCGGCCTCGGCGCCCTGATGGAGCGTCAGGGTGGACTGGCCTGGATAAGCGATCGCATCGGCGCCCTGATTGCCCGCTTTACCCGCAGCCACCATGGCGAGCAGAACGAGAAAGCCGCCGAGCTCGGCATCGCCGGGGTGGTGAGCCTCACCAACCTCTGCACCGCCAACAATACCGTCGCCATTATCGTTGCGAGCAAGGTCGCCCGCGATCTGGCCGAGCATCACGGCGTCACCCCGCGCCGCGCCGCCTCCATGCTGGATATCTTCTCCTGCGTGATCCAGGGTCTCATCCCCTGGGGCGCTCAGGCGCTGCTGCTGGGCTCCATCTTCGCCCTGTCACCGCTGGCGGTAGTGAGCATGAGCTTCTACCCGATGGCGCTGGCACTGGCCGCGCTGGTCGCCGTCTTTGTCAAACACCAGATGCGCCAGCGTTGA
- a CDS encoding 5-formyltetrahydrofolate cyclo-ligase, whose protein sequence is MQESQPERQSLRQLVRQRRKSLSPLEQQQAAQQLLAQFKQHPEILAAKRIALYLANDGEINPLPAIHWLWAQHKEVYLPVLHPFTPGHLLFLRYTATSPMVRNRYGIEEPELDMQQVVPHSTLDLICTPLVAFDGDGNRLGMGGGYYDRTLAIWHEHRMGPKPLGIAHDCQQVDAVPQEVWDVPLPQIITPSRCWRFE, encoded by the coding sequence ATGCAAGAGTCCCAGCCCGAACGTCAATCTCTTCGCCAACTGGTACGTCAACGCAGAAAGAGCCTTAGCCCGCTCGAACAGCAGCAGGCAGCCCAACAGCTGCTGGCCCAGTTCAAACAGCACCCCGAGATCCTCGCCGCCAAGCGCATTGCCCTCTATCTGGCCAATGACGGGGAGATCAATCCCCTACCCGCCATCCACTGGCTGTGGGCCCAGCACAAAGAGGTCTATCTGCCGGTGCTCCACCCCTTTACCCCCGGTCACCTGCTCTTTTTGCGCTACACCGCCACCAGTCCCATGGTGCGCAATCGCTACGGCATCGAAGAGCCCGAGCTGGATATGCAGCAGGTGGTGCCCCACAGCACCCTCGACCTCATTTGCACCCCGCTGGTCGCCTTCGATGGCGATGGCAATCGCCTCGGTATGGGGGGCGGCTACTACGATCGCACCCTCGCCATCTGGCATGAGCACAGGATGGGCCCCAAACCGCTGGGGATTGCCCACGACTGTCAACAGGTGGATGCGGTGCCGCAGGAGGTGTGGGATGTGCCGCTGCCGCAGATCATCACCCCGAGCCGCTGCTGGCGCTTTGAATAA